The genomic segment CCATTCAGGCCCATTTCTCCGATCATTTTCGTTGAATATGCTCAATATTCGCCTCAAACGATCAAAAAAATGGACTCAAAATGGCTTTCCCTCGCTACGATCACCTAAGCCCGACAGCCTCCTAGGCATGTTTTTTGCAGTGAAACTGTTAAGCGTCAATATTGTTGAGTGGCTATAGAATAGACAGGGTACACATGAAAAAAATACTCTTTTTTGTATTATTGTTCTCAATCGGAGATCTCTTTGCTCAGCAATACCAAGCGCATTCCGAAATAGAGCAGACTGTTCGCGATTATGTCGAAAGCCAGCTAAGCACCCCGACTGATTCCAACAGTGAAATAACCTTGGACAGACTTAACAATCGGCTCAAACTGTCTCAATGTGAGGAGCCATTAGAGGTTTTTTCTCTCAATGCCTTTAATCCCACCGGGCGTAACAATATAGGTGTCCGTTGCCACACCCCGCGATTTTGGAAAATATTCATCCCGGTGACGATTACTTTTTATTCAACGGTTGTGGTGGCCACTAAACCACTTCACCGTGGCACAACCCTGACTGCCGATGATGTAAGGCTTGATCGTCGCCAGGTTGCTAATCATCTCGGAGGTTACTTCACTTCAATAGAAGAGGTCATTGGCCGTGATGCACGCCGCTCCATCCGCATGGGTAGCATCATTCAAAAAAACGCAACCGATGCTGAGAAAGTAATCAAAAAGGGAGAGCAGATTACGCTGCGCTCTGGCAACAGCCGGTTTAACGTCGTGACATCTGGAAAAGCGCTGAGTAATGGCGCGCTGGGTGATATTATCAGGGTGAAAAATAGCAAATCTGAACGCATTGTAGAGGGCACCGTTGTTGCGCCGGGTGTCGTCAAGATACATAATTAACCTTGGGAGGCTGTCGGACTTAGGGTGAATCAACTGCGGAAAAGTCATCTCGGCCCATTTATCCGATCATTTTCGTTGAATATGCCCAATATTCGCCTCAAACGATCAAAAAATGGACTCAAAATGACTTTCCCTCGCTACGATCACCTCAGTCCGACAGCCTCCTAGGTAGGGATTAAGTCGAAAAAACTAAAGTATTCTCAAACGCTGGACGCTAGTGGCGTATGTGGTAAAAAGGAGTGACTGTGATGGCTATTGATATTAACGGATTTGGTGCGGGCCACCAGATTCAAGCAAATAATGAAAACTCTCAAGTTAACGTTGCCCGCAATGAGCCAACGGCGGCTCAGGAGGAGACCGGCGGTTCTTCCACAACCGATACTGTCAGCCTGACTGACACTGCGGCACAGCTGCAAAAACTGGAAAACAGCCTTGCTGCACTGCCCGTTGCCGACACGGCACGCGTTGAGAGTATTAAGCAGGCGCTTAACGAGGGCACCTTCAATATGGATAGCCGGGTAACGGCAGAAAAGATGCTGGGTATGGAGAGCGCACTTAACAGTGCGTCTTAATTTATAATGAACGGTAGCGCCCAGCAACTGCAACAATTCCTTGCCGATCAGATTGCCGCATCGGATGATTTTTTACGGCTGCTGCTCCAGGAGCGTGAGATTATCTCGCAAAACCTGATCGACCAACTACCGGCACTCACCCAAACCAAGCTGGAGCTGATTGAGACGCTAGCGCAAACAGAGATCGAAATACTCTCCTGTTTCAAGCAAACATTGGGTAAAGCCGCCGCTGATCAACCCGAAAAAGCCATTCAGAAGCTTGACCCTAACAATGAGTATAAGCTGTTGACACTACTACAAAAAGCACGCAATTTGGCCGCCACATGCAAAGCTGAAAACATGATTAACAGCCAAATTGTCGAAGGGTGTCAAAACCAAATAGAGGATACCCTTGATGTACTGCTTAGAAGAGAGAAATACGCGGTCTACAGTGCAGCGGGTAAAACCATAAAGCAAGGTGGCGGAAGTCTCGGCGAGGCTTAAGCCGGGGGAGCTACTGCTGCCATTTCAATCTTCCGCCAGCGCTCTAAATCTGCCCGATCATCCACATCCCATAATGTCTTTAGAAGAGAAGGGGTGATACCACAATCTGCCGCTTTCATCATCGTCTGACTTAACACGTCACCCTCTCCCCACGAGATATCGCTAAACAACCTATAATCACTCTCTCGGCACCCTACCAAAACATACCCGCCATCTTCTGCTGGGCCAATCACCCACGGCTCACCGTGTAACAGTGCCTGTAGAGCCGATGCTAGATAATGCGCGCTGATTGATGGAATGTCACTGCCAATCAATAAGGTGGCGACACCACTGCTCTGACTTAAGGCGTGGTGCATTCGCTCACCCAGCCCAGCCCCTTGCTGAGCATGGAGTGTCACTCCAAACTGTTTTTGGCATGTTGCAAAAAAAGGGTGCTGGGTATCTGGCGCACACCACAACTCAACCGGTGAGAGTGCCGCATTGACAGCTGTTTTAAGGGTGTGGTTCAACAGCTCTTTGTGCAAATCAGCCGCTGCTTGCGGGCCAATATCAGGAATCAGTCGACTCTTTACCTGGCCTGGGATGGGTGCTTTTGCAAATACAATAATTTTGCTGTTGGGGTAGATCATTATCGGGAGACCCTGGATAGCTGTAACGATTATGCAAGTAGCGCCATAAACATCTGCTCATCTTTCACCTCAACCCCAAGGCGGGTCGCTTTTTCTACTTTTGATCCGGGGTCACTACCCGCCACCACAAAGCTGGTTTTTTTCGAGACGCTTGAGCTGACCTTTGCACCTAGCGCTTGCAGTCGACGTTTTGCCTCATCACGTGACATATGTGAAAGCGTGCCAGTAATGACAACTATTTGGCCATCCAACGGCCCTGCTTCTACTGCTTTCTCTTCGATGGCGGGCCAATGGATACCCGCTACCAACAGCTTATCAATAACCTCACGATTATGAGGCTGATTAAAGAATGCGATAATACTTTTCGCAGTCAACTCACCCACACCCGGTATCATTACGCTATTTTTATTTTCAAGATCAGACGGGTTTACGCGCTCAGGCAGCCCCCGTTTTTGGAATATCTTCGCTACCGCCATCAGGGTGGATTGCGCAACGCCTCTGAGTTCAATTTTCTGCCATGCCGCAGGATTCTCTAAATCATATCGCTCTCTATTTTTATCATCATTAAGAAAATCAGCAATTTTATGGGCCGACTTGGGGCCAATACCCTTAACCCCTTTTTTGACAAGGTAGTCAGAGAGTTTAGCCGCCATCAGTGCGGGCAGGGATTTAAAATAGTCAGCCAGTATTTTAGCGGTCTCCTCACCGACTGAGGGGATTCCAAGGGCAAACAGAAACTTCGCAAACTGGGTAGATTTACTCTTTTCGATACCTTTTAAGGTGTTTTTGGCCGATTTTTCACCCATTCTATCCAGTGCAACCAATTGATCTTCAGTCAGTTTATAAAGGTCTGAGGCATCTTTAATAAGCTGCTCATCCATCAGCTGTTCAACCAGTTTACTTCCCAGCCCATCAATATCCATGGCGCGCCGTGACACAAAGTGCTTTATTGACTCTTTACGCTGCGCGTCACAGAAGAGCCCTCCCGAACAGCGCCATACCGCCATGCCGTGCTCTTTAACCGCTTCAGAGTGGCAGACAGGACAGGTTTTTTTCATCACATAACGTGGCAGCTCACCCTTGCGATAGCTTATGATCGGCGCTACCACCTCCGGAATCACATCCCCTGCGCGGCGCACGATTACCTGATCACCCACCCGCAGATCTTTGCGCTGAATCTCCTCTTCATTGTGCAAGGTGGCATTGGTCACCACCACACCACCCACTTGAACGGGAGCCAACCTTGCCACCGGCGTGAGTGCACCGGTTCGCCCTACTTGAATATCAATCGCCAGCAGTTCAGTCATCTCTTCCTGGGCCGGAAATTTATGTGCAATGGCCCAGCGGGGTGCGCGAGCGACTGAGCCGAGCTGTGCCTGTTGTGCCAGGTCATTTACTTTATAAACAACGCCATCAATCTCGTAGGGGAGTGGATCGCGGCGCTGCAAAATATCTCGATGATAAGCCAGACAGCCATCCACCCCTTCAACCACCGTCACCTCAGGGCTAATCGGCAACCCCCAGTGCTGCAACTGCTTTAGATTACCGATGTGTGATGTTGTTAATGCGCCCTCAACATATCCGACCCCATAACAGTAGAAGGCGAGTGGTCGGGATGCGGCAACGGCTGCGTCAAGCTGCCGCAGCGAGCCTGCCGCCGCATTGCGCGGGTTGGCAAAGGGCTTTTCACCTCGTTGCTGCTGTTGTTGGTTCAGTTTAAGAAAACCCTTTTTTGGCATAAAGACTTCACCCCGCACTTCCAGTGTGTGCGGGTACCCTTCACCCCGCAATGCCAGGGGAATCGACTTGATAGTGCGTACATTGAGGGTGACATCTTCACCCGTCACCCCATCACCCCGAGTTGCCGCTTGTTGTAACTCACCCTGCTGATAAAACAGGCTGATCGCCAGACCATCCAACTTGGGTTCTGCTGCGTAACTCACCTGCTCTATTGCCAGCTTTTTACAGACTCCGCGATCAAATGCAGCAACCTCTTGCGGGCTAAAGGCGTTGGCCAGTGACAACATCGGTACTCGGTGTTTTACCGAGCTGAAGGCACTTAGCGGCGCACCACCCACCCGCTGGGTCGGTGAGCTAGGGGTAATTAATTGAGGATAGCGCAGCTCAAGCGCCTGCAACTGAGCAAACAGCTTGTCATACTCCGCATCGGGCAGCTCCGGGGCATCATAAACATAGTAGCGTTCGTTGTGATAGGCGATTTGCTCTCGCAGCTTATTAAGTTGCGAGATAGCCTCTTGAGGTGGGTTTTTCATAATGCTTTTTTATCCCGTATGCCGCAGTAGGTTCACCCTCAGTCCGACAGCCTCCTAGCTACGGATAAGGTCTGCTCTCCAGGCATCAAGCTGCTGGAGATCGAATGGCCGACGGTGGTCATCACACAACTGAGCATCCAGTCGCTCACAAATATTTCGAGCAACTTTTGCCATACTGTTGAGTGACGTTGCAAGGTCATCCTGTAGGTCACTCTCCATAAAGAGCAGCACCCCGGGCGTGGTGAATCCATTTAGATTATCCAGGTCGAAAGTACCCGGCTCCAGCATATTTGCCATACTGAAAGTAATCGCCCCTTGAGTCGCCCCCAGAAAGTGAAAAATTTCCATTTCGCCGTAACGCATCGCGGCAAGATTGGCCGCTTTCACTAAATCTGCCCCGGCAAAGTCACCCTGCTTTGCCACAATATGCAGGGCGATAACTGCGGGCAGGCTTGGTTTAGCTGCCGTTGGTGCGGCGGCGATATCATCTGGCGTTGTTATCTCGGGTTGTGCCACCTCGACTACGGCCTTTTTTGGCTCGCTCACGGCCTCTCGCTCTGCAACGATAGGAGCTTCGCTGGTTTCAACAGGAGTGCTCTCTGGTATCGTTTGTTGATCACCCGTCGCCGCCTTGTCAAACCGCGGCGTTTGTCGGGGTTGCTGCTTCAACTGACGTTTTTTTGATAACAACTGACTGCCGAAATAGAGCGCCAGCAAAATTATAATGCCAATAATAATCAGGCTGATACGTAAAGAATCCACCCCTAAAACCCTCTCTTTATAATCTCTACTAAAACTGTGGTGCCACTCATCTGTGCCATTCTCTCACTATTGTGCCGCCAAGTCATAGGCCTCTTTGATGTCCACGGTAACTAGGCGTGAAACCCCCGGCTCTGACATGGTGACACCGTTCAGCTGCTGGGCCATCTCCATGGTGATTTTGTTGTGGCTGATGAAGATAAATTGCACTCGCTCCGACATCGATTCAACCATTTTGCAGAAACGCCCCACATTGGTTTCATCCAACGGCGCATCGACCTCATCCAACAGACAAAAAGGTGCTGGATTAAGTTCAAAAATGGCAAATACCAGCGCAACCGCAGTCAATGCCTTCTCGCCCCCTGAAAGCAGGTGAATAGAGCTGTTTCGCTTACCAGGAGGGCGAGCCATTACGGTGACTCCGGTATTTAACAGATCATCACCGGTTAAATCAAGGTAGGCATGGCCACCGTCAAACAGCACAGGAAAGCTCGCTTGCAAACCCGCGTTGACCTTATCAAAGGTCTCCTTAAAACGTGTGCGTGTCTCGCGGTCAATCTTGGTGATTGCCGACTCCAGAGTGGTTAACGCCTCAACCAAGTCTTGGTGCTGCTCTTGCAGATAGCGCTGACGTTCAGACTCCCTCTCATACTCATTAATGGCGGCTAAATTGATTGGCCCCAGCTGCTGAAGCTGCTGCTCTATAGTGACCAGCTGCTGCTTAAGTTGAGCCTCATCCGACTGCTCTGTCACCTCATCAAAGAGCTGAGGAAATGCAAAACCGGTCTCATTTATCTTTTCTAACAACCCTTGCCTTCTCTCTAGTAACACTTGAAGTTTAAGTCGTAACACCTCTAAATTATTACGTTTTTTGTTTGTTTTTTTCTCTATTTTAGCACGTTGGCTATTTTTATTATGCTGCTCGGCCTCTATCTCCCCCGCTCTGGTACGCAGCTCTGCAAGCTCGGCCTCTATGGCCTTGTGCAGTGCCCGTTTTTCATCAAGCGAGGTGTTTAATGCGGCTGGCGACTGCTGTTGCTGCTGCTCACTATTTTGCTCATTACGTCGCGTTGCTAACTGCTCAAGCTGTTGTTGGCTACGCGCTATCCCCTGTTCTATCGCTTCTTTAGTGGCGCGTATTGATTGAATTTTCAATGCTAAATCGTGGTTGACCAAGTGAATAGCGTGCTGCTGTTGCTCAGCTTCATCCCGCTCAGTTTGCAGTGATTCACGACGGCTTGAGAGCCTCTTTCGTTGTTGGTTCAGCTGCTCAATCAGCTGGCCAGCATCATGGTACTGTTGGGCTGCCTGTTGCTGCTCTTCAGCTACCCTGGCAAGCTCTTCAACCTGTTGCTGCTGTTGCTGTGTAATTTGCTGCTGGCGATCCCGACACTGCACCAGCTCAACCTGAGCACTGTTGAGCTGCTTACCTGTTTCTGCGAGTGCGTGGTGTGCTTCATTATATTCACACTGTTTTGACTGCCGTTTAGCTTCCAGTCGATTAAGTTGCTGCTGGGCCTCTTGAGCGCGTTTTTCAAGCGCGACACACTGCTGTTCAAGTGGCTGCAGTGTGCTTATCAGCTCACGCAACTGGCTTTCACGCTGCAACGGCCCCACACTATTGTCCGCTGCACTCCCCACACGCAGCCAAGACGCGCCCAGCCAGAAGCCATCTTGAGTAATCAGTGATTCATGGGGGGCTAATTGGTCGCGCTGACTTAACGCCTGAGTAAGGTCATCTGCAATATAGACCTCTCCCAACAAACCTTGCAGTGAGCAGTCGGCCACTATTTGGTCAAGCAGGCGAGGTTTGTTCGACTCGCTTTTCCGGTGTTGAGCGGTGGTATCAAACAGTGTTAGCGAGAGGTTTTCCGGTACTGCTGAGTTGAGTGATGAAGCCAGTGAATCTAGCTCATCCACACAAACCGATTCGAGATAAAAACCCAACACTAACTCAACCGCACGCTCCCAGCCGGGGGTTACAGAGATAACCTGGGCAAGGCGTTGAACATTTTTAACTCCTGAGTCGCTCAGCCACTGGGTGGTAGGGTGCTGTTCTCCACCCAAGGCGGCATGTTGTAACACTTCAAGCGATGCTTTTTGCCCACTCAACTGCTGTATTTTATTGCGCTGGCTGTTCAGCTGGTTAGCCATGTTGAGGTTGAGCGTTCGTTGTTGTTGAATGTGTGATTGCAGCTCATCACACTGCTTGCCTAACTTAGCGAGCTGCTGTACTTGCACTTTTTCTAGCGGCTCTTGTGCTGTGAGCGCCGCTACTCGTTTCTCCACATCAATTGCTGAGAGTGCCTCTTGTAGCTGCTGCAATCGCGCTTTATATTTTGCTATTAACGATGACTGCTGCCGTCGCTGCATCTCTGCTGATGCGGCCTGCTTTTCAGGCTCCAAAATACGCTGATTAAGCTGATCCCACTCACTTTGCCAGTCACGCAGCGCCGTTTCGGCAGTGGCCAATCTTGCCGTAGAGGTTGTACTCAACCGCGTTTGCTCAGCTTGTTGCGCCACACTATCCGTTAAATCACCCGCCAGAGCAGCGATTTTTTGCTGGTCGCCCTCAAGATGAGCCAGTAGCGACTGCTCATCTCGCTGTAGTGATGCCAACAGCTGTTGTCGCTGTTTAGTCCGCGTTGCAATGTGTCCAAGGGATTGCTCGATGGCCACTATGTCAGCACCACAGGCATAAAAATCCCCTTGGACTTTGTTGATCAACGCACTGTTTTCATTAAATGCCGTATGCAGCGCCACCCGGTCATTTTCAATGCCCCGTTGAGCGGCAATGACGGCCTCAACCTCAGCTTCACCTTTGGTCACTCGCGCCTCTAGCGTGCGGCACTCCTCATCCAACCGGCACCAGTGATGCATGTGCCACTGCCCGGTCACATGGCGCTGTTGCTCTTTTAATGCCCGGTAGTGCTCGGCTGTTTTGGCTTGCTGTTGCAGGTGTTCAATCTGCCGGGCCAGCTCACTGCGCAGGTCATTCAAACGCTCAAGGTTTTCACGGGTATGACGCATTCTATTTTCTGTCTCACGGCGACGCTCTTTATATTTAGAGATACCCGCCGCTTGCTCCAGAAAAACCCGCAGCTCTTCCGGTCGCGCCTCAATTAAACGCGAGATCATCCCTTGTTCAATAATCGAATAGCTACGCGGCCCTAAGCCGGTGCCTGAGAAAAGATCGCTAATATCGCTGCGGCGGCACTTGCTGCCATTGAGGTGGTAATGTGATTGGCCATCGCGCCCCAGTACTCGCTTAACTGATATTTCGTTGTAGTGACCATACGGCCCGCCAACACGACCCGCGCTGTTATCAAAAACCATCTCAACCGATGCCTGGCCAACCGGTTTGCGACTGGCCGAGCCGTTAAAAATGACATCAACCATCGCTCCACCACGCAGGTTCCTGGCAGAACTTTCACCCATCACCCAGCGCACCGCATCGATAATATTTGATTTGCCACACCCATTAGGCCCAACAATACCAACCAGGTTACTGGGAAGTGGAATAGTGGTGGGATCGACAAACGATTTGAAGCCCGCGAGTTTAATCTTGGTAAGGCGCATTAATTTCTTTGCTTAGCAAATGGAAAAATCATCAAAGAAGAGTAAACTACCCCGTTTGGGGATCTTCGGAATATTTTATCGCCCTTATTATACATGGGCGGCCACTGGCCAGAGAGCGTAAAATGGAAATTCCCCCAAACAGACCCCTGCGAGCCTTTTCAGGGTAGATCCTGAATAAAGGCTAAAAATCACCACAGAGACTAACTTATGCCTAGCCAACCCAGTAAAGAGCTTGAAACTTTTGATAACCCAAACCCTGAGCGCGATTACACCATTCGGATTCGCTGCCCCGAGTTCACCTGCCTCTGCCCGAAAACCGGTCAGCCCGACTTTGCCGAGCTATTCATCGACTACGTTGCCGATCAACAGTGTATCGAGCTCAAAGCGTTGAAAATTTACATCTGGGCGTTTCGTGATCAAGGTGCTTTTCATGAGAAGGTTACCAACGAAATTCTCAACGATTTAGTGACTGCGTGTGAGCCGCGTTTCATGCGTTTGACCGCAAAATTCGGTGTGCGCGGCGGAATCTATACCACCGTTGTAGCGGAACACCGCCAACCGGAGTGGGTTGCTCCTGTACCCGTAACACTCCCATAAAATGAGCGATACCCCGCTCTTTGTTGGCATCGACATCGGCACCTCTGGCTGCCGTGCCATCGCCATTGATACACAGCGCCAGATTCAGGGTGAAGCGCGCGGTAGCATGGCGGCCCCTCTGCAAAAAGGTGATGGCTTTGAGCAAAAACCGCAGATCTGGTGGCAAGCGGTAAGCCAAACCCTGATGCAACTCTTTGAGCAGGTACCCGCACAACAGGTGGTTGCCATAGCGGTTGATGGAACCTCCAGCACCCTACTGTTGTGCGATGGAGAGGGCAAGCCCATCGGCCCTGCTTTGATGTACAACGATGCGCGTGCCATTGTTGAAGCGGAGCGCATGGAGCGCATTGTCCCTGAACAGAGTGCCGCCCATGGCCCCACCTCGGGCTTGGCTAAGCTGTTATGGTTACAACGCTGCCTGCCCACCGAAAATATCCGCCACGTCTGTCACCAGGCCGACTGGATTGTTGGCCAGCTCAGTGGGCGGTTCGACTGTAGCGATATCAACAACGCTCTAAAACTTGGCTATGACCCTATTAAACGACAATGGCCCGACTGGATGGGACACCTCGGGGTACTCCGAAAGTGGCTACCAAAAGTCTATCTGCCAGGCCATGCGACCGGCACCCTCAGTAGTACGGCAGCTGAGCGCTTTGGTCTTAACCCCAACACTCAGATTGTGGCGGGCACTACCGATAGCACCGCCGCCTTCATCGCTACCGGCGCAAACCAAATAGGCGATGCGGTCACCTCACTTGGTTCAACTCTGGTAATGAAAGTGGTCGCTGCTTGGCCCGTTTTTGTACCTAAATATGGTATTTACAGCCAACCATTAGGCAATCGCTGGCTAGTAGGCGGCAGCTCCAATAGTGGCGGGCGAGTATTGCGACACTATTTTAGTGATGAGCAGCTGCGCACCTTCAGCCAAAAAATCGATACCGATAACCCCACAGAACTTGACTACTACCCACTACTCTCTCCGGGGGAACGCTTTCCTATCTGCGACCCAAAGCTACCACCACAAATGGAGCCACGCCCCGCAGATGAAGTGCAGTTTTTACAGGGGCTACTGGAGGGGATGTCGCAAATTGAGTGGCAAGCCTATCAACGCTTAATGGAGTTTGGAGCACCCTACCCCACCACAATTAGAAGTGCCGGTGGTGGTGCAGACAATCAACCATGGAAAACGATGCGCCAACAGCTGTTAAAAGTAAAGATGTGCGATGCCAAGCATCAACAAGCGGCCTACGGCAGTGCACTGCTGGCGCTGCGTGGTATTAATGGAGAATCAGAAGATGATTAAACCCATCAGCGGTGCAGGTTATCTCTTACGAGGGTTGGCTCTACTGCCTAAAAAGGGGATCTTTCCCTACGTTGTCATCCCCATGGTCATCAATGCACTGCTCTTTGCTCTGGCACTGATTCTGGCTATCGGACAGATTGGCAATCTCATCAACTGGGCGTTGCAGCAGCTGCCAAGCTGGCTTCAATGGTTGGACTGGCTGATGTGGCCACTACTGGCACTCACCGCGCTGATTTTCGTCTTCTTTCTGGTGGCGATTCTCGCCAACATTATTGCAGCACCCTTCAATGGCCTGCTGGCCGAAGCGGTAGAGCGACACCTCACCGGAGAGGTCTATCAGGCTGAGAGCAGCAGCTGGCGACGTGCATTGCTAGAAGCGCCGAAAGCGATAAGCGGTGAGCTGATTAAAATCGCCTATTTTGCCAAATTCGCCATCCCGCTGGGGATTCTGTTTTTGATCCCCGGGCTCAATCTTTTCGCCCCGCTATTATGGTTCATCTTCGGTGCCTGGATGTTGGCACTGGAGTATTGCGACTACCACCTTGGCAACCACTGCATTCGCTTTCCCGAGCAACGCAAGCTACTCGGCCAAGAGCGGTTGCTAACACTCGGTTTTGGTGCCGCTACCACCTTGGCCACTATCACACCACTGCTCAACTTTATCGCCATGCCCGCCGCAGTGGCAGGCTCCACTGCTATGCTGATAGAGCAAGAGCTGCTGAAAAAAAGCCAGTGCGGCGAGTAATAAGGTGAGGGTATTGCTCCTCTCTTGGAGAAAGAGGGGTTAGGGCTTAATATCGATATCTTCTATCGCCTCATCCAGAATAGCATCCAGTTCGGCATCATTAATGTAGGGGTCTTCTTCGCCCTGCTGGTTATCATCGCCTCCTTCTGCGGCGGCGCTCTCCTCTGAGCTGCTGTTTTCGGCCAGCAGCTCATCGACATCAAGATCAGTGGCCACCACCTCTTCACTGGGATCCAGAGTCGGTACGGTACCCGCTTGCTCTTCATCATCCGGGTCAAGATCGAAAGCCAGGTCATCAAAGTTATCTGGGACTGCGGTCTCAGGGGCTGATTTTTCGGCTGTGGACTCAGCCACTGTGGCATCGACATCAATTTCTGCAAAAAGATTGTCCTCTAGCATCTCATCATCTGGCAGCGGTGGCTCCTCTACCGCTGAAGTGGTCTCTTGCAGTACTGGTGGCTCATCTTCGATCTCATCCGCGACAA from the Gammaproteobacteria bacterium genome contains:
- the flgA gene encoding flagellar basal body P-ring formation protein FlgA — translated: MKKILFFVLLFSIGDLFAQQYQAHSEIEQTVRDYVESQLSTPTDSNSEITLDRLNNRLKLSQCEEPLEVFSLNAFNPTGRNNIGVRCHTPRFWKIFIPVTITFYSTVVVATKPLHRGTTLTADDVRLDRRQVANHLGGYFTSIEEVIGRDARRSIRMGSIIQKNATDAEKVIKKGEQITLRSGNSRFNVVTSGKALSNGALGDIIRVKNSKSERIVEGTVVAPGVVKIHN
- the flgM gene encoding flagellar biosynthesis anti-sigma factor FlgM; its protein translation is MAIDINGFGAGHQIQANNENSQVNVARNEPTAAQEETGGSSTTDTVSLTDTAAQLQKLENSLAALPVADTARVESIKQALNEGTFNMDSRVTAEKMLGMESALNSAS
- a CDS encoding flagellar protein FlgN; this encodes MNGSAQQLQQFLADQIAASDDFLRLLLQEREIISQNLIDQLPALTQTKLELIETLAQTEIEILSCFKQTLGKAAADQPEKAIQKLDPNNEYKLLTLLQKARNLAATCKAENMINSQIVEGCQNQIEDTLDVLLRREKYAVYSAAGKTIKQGGGSLGEA
- a CDS encoding TIGR04282 family arsenosugar biosynthesis glycosyltransferase, which produces MIYPNSKIIVFAKAPIPGQVKSRLIPDIGPQAAADLHKELLNHTLKTAVNAALSPVELWCAPDTQHPFFATCQKQFGVTLHAQQGAGLGERMHHALSQSSGVATLLIGSDIPSISAHYLASALQALLHGEPWVIGPAEDGGYVLVGCRESDYRLFSDISWGEGDVLSQTMMKAADCGITPSLLKTLWDVDDRADLERWRKIEMAAVAPPA
- the ligA gene encoding NAD-dependent DNA ligase LigA; protein product: MKNPPQEAISQLNKLREQIAYHNERYYVYDAPELPDAEYDKLFAQLQALELRYPQLITPSSPTQRVGGAPLSAFSSVKHRVPMLSLANAFSPQEVAAFDRGVCKKLAIEQVSYAAEPKLDGLAISLFYQQGELQQAATRGDGVTGEDVTLNVRTIKSIPLALRGEGYPHTLEVRGEVFMPKKGFLKLNQQQQQRGEKPFANPRNAAAGSLRQLDAAVAASRPLAFYCYGVGYVEGALTTSHIGNLKQLQHWGLPISPEVTVVEGVDGCLAYHRDILQRRDPLPYEIDGVVYKVNDLAQQAQLGSVARAPRWAIAHKFPAQEEMTELLAIDIQVGRTGALTPVARLAPVQVGGVVVTNATLHNEEEIQRKDLRVGDQVIVRRAGDVIPEVVAPIISYRKGELPRYVMKKTCPVCHSEAVKEHGMAVWRCSGGLFCDAQRKESIKHFVSRRAMDIDGLGSKLVEQLMDEQLIKDASDLYKLTEDQLVALDRMGEKSAKNTLKGIEKSKSTQFAKFLFALGIPSVGEETAKILADYFKSLPALMAAKLSDYLVKKGVKGIGPKSAHKIADFLNDDKNRERYDLENPAAWQKIELRGVAQSTLMAVAKIFQKRGLPERVNPSDLENKNSVMIPGVGELTAKSIIAFFNQPHNREVIDKLLVAGIHWPAIEEKAVEAGPLDGQIVVITGTLSHMSRDEAKRRLQALGAKVSSSVSKKTSFVVAGSDPGSKVEKATRLGVEVKDEQMFMALLA
- the smc gene encoding chromosome segregation protein SMC translates to MRLTKIKLAGFKSFVDPTTIPLPSNLVGIVGPNGCGKSNIIDAVRWVMGESSARNLRGGAMVDVIFNGSASRKPVGQASVEMVFDNSAGRVGGPYGHYNEISVKRVLGRDGQSHYHLNGSKCRRSDISDLFSGTGLGPRSYSIIEQGMISRLIEARPEELRVFLEQAAGISKYKERRRETENRMRHTRENLERLNDLRSELARQIEHLQQQAKTAEHYRALKEQQRHVTGQWHMHHWCRLDEECRTLEARVTKGEAEVEAVIAAQRGIENDRVALHTAFNENSALINKVQGDFYACGADIVAIEQSLGHIATRTKQRQQLLASLQRDEQSLLAHLEGDQQKIAALAGDLTDSVAQQAEQTRLSTTSTARLATAETALRDWQSEWDQLNQRILEPEKQAASAEMQRRQQSSLIAKYKARLQQLQEALSAIDVEKRVAALTAQEPLEKVQVQQLAKLGKQCDELQSHIQQQRTLNLNMANQLNSQRNKIQQLSGQKASLEVLQHAALGGEQHPTTQWLSDSGVKNVQRLAQVISVTPGWERAVELVLGFYLESVCVDELDSLASSLNSAVPENLSLTLFDTTAQHRKSESNKPRLLDQIVADCSLQGLLGEVYIADDLTQALSQRDQLAPHESLITQDGFWLGASWLRVGSAADNSVGPLQRESQLRELISTLQPLEQQCVALEKRAQEAQQQLNRLEAKRQSKQCEYNEAHHALAETGKQLNSAQVELVQCRDRQQQITQQQQQQVEELARVAEEQQQAAQQYHDAGQLIEQLNQQRKRLSSRRESLQTERDEAEQQQHAIHLVNHDLALKIQSIRATKEAIEQGIARSQQQLEQLATRRNEQNSEQQQQQSPAALNTSLDEKRALHKAIEAELAELRTRAGEIEAEQHNKNSQRAKIEKKTNKKRNNLEVLRLKLQVLLERRQGLLEKINETGFAFPQLFDEVTEQSDEAQLKQQLVTIEQQLQQLGPINLAAINEYERESERQRYLQEQHQDLVEALTTLESAITKIDRETRTRFKETFDKVNAGLQASFPVLFDGGHAYLDLTGDDLLNTGVTVMARPPGKRNSSIHLLSGGEKALTAVALVFAIFELNPAPFCLLDEVDAPLDETNVGRFCKMVESMSERVQFIFISHNKITMEMAQQLNGVTMSEPGVSRLVTVDIKEAYDLAAQ
- the queF gene encoding preQ(1) synthase yields the protein MPSQPSKELETFDNPNPERDYTIRIRCPEFTCLCPKTGQPDFAELFIDYVADQQCIELKALKIYIWAFRDQGAFHEKVTNEILNDLVTACEPRFMRLTAKFGVRGGIYTTVVAEHRQPEWVAPVPVTLP
- a CDS encoding FGGY-family carbohydrate kinase, which encodes MSDTPLFVGIDIGTSGCRAIAIDTQRQIQGEARGSMAAPLQKGDGFEQKPQIWWQAVSQTLMQLFEQVPAQQVVAIAVDGTSSTLLLCDGEGKPIGPALMYNDARAIVEAERMERIVPEQSAAHGPTSGLAKLLWLQRCLPTENIRHVCHQADWIVGQLSGRFDCSDINNALKLGYDPIKRQWPDWMGHLGVLRKWLPKVYLPGHATGTLSSTAAERFGLNPNTQIVAGTTDSTAAFIATGANQIGDAVTSLGSTLVMKVVAAWPVFVPKYGIYSQPLGNRWLVGGSSNSGGRVLRHYFSDEQLRTFSQKIDTDNPTELDYYPLLSPGERFPICDPKLPPQMEPRPADEVQFLQGLLEGMSQIEWQAYQRLMEFGAPYPTTIRSAGGGADNQPWKTMRQQLLKVKMCDAKHQQAAYGSALLALRGINGESEDD